Proteins from a genomic interval of Gossypium hirsutum isolate 1008001.06 chromosome A09, Gossypium_hirsutum_v2.1, whole genome shotgun sequence:
- the LOC121206042 gene encoding agamous-like MADS-box protein AGL92 translates to MTGKKVKLAWIENSSARKASLRKRRQGLVKKVTELTTLCGVEGGIVIYTKNEEEPIVWLSREEVERLLRRFNEIPEVERMKKSMNLETYYKEMISKSQDQLRKETRKTKEMEVDQLMLQCEQGKKLDDFSVNELDDIKWYMETMRTDMGKLQEFYEKFPPPSVGPTQGDVPLPPPPPPPQGRAPAVGQTIGIADAGVGDKDTFEDFPWEDPLNANTNTNYIRGEASRREMGLTYHDPFAAATGSSLGGAGSSSLRQPRPSHGGNSSIAPEPGLTRFSYGGSSSAAIEPRPPMAPFGYDSSSSVGTANPELPPFEPLSDDLLKGDSLGPFDNDMGPGHFPLGPLESSSPASDFRGNPLRFFGGGSSSHGVEGNRETGQFDDKN, encoded by the coding sequence TGAAGAAAGTGACGGAGCTGACCACTCTATGTGGTGTAGAAGGTGGCATTGTAATATACACTAAAAACGAAGAGGAGCCAATAGTGTGGCTGTCACGTGAAGAGGTGGAACGACTGCTACGGAGGTTCAACGAAATTCCCGAGGTAGAACGCATGAAGAAATCGATGAACTTGGAGACCTACTACAAAGAGATGATTTCCAAGTCGCAAGACCAACTCAGGAAGGAAACCAGGAAAACCAAGGAAATGGAGGTGGATCAGCTCATGCTTCAATGCGAACAAGGCAAGAAGCTAGATGACTTTAGCGTTAATGAACTCGATGACATAAAGTGGTATATGGAAACAATGAGGACAGACATGGGGAAACTTCaggaattttatgaaaaatttcctCCTCCATCTGTTGGTCCCACTCAAGGAGATGTTCCtttaccaccaccaccaccaccaccccaAGGCCGTGCACCTGCAGTCGGTCAAACTATTGGCATTGCTGATGCAGGTGTTGGAGACAAAGACACCTTTGAGGACTTTCCCTGGGAGGATCCGTTAAACGCCAATACTAACACCAATTATATTAGAGGTGAAGCTAGCAGGAGGGAGATGGGCTTAACATATCATGATCCCTTTGCTGCTGCTACCGGATCATCACTTGGCGGCGCTGGTAGCTCAAGTCTCCGTCAGCCAAGGCCCTCACATGGTGGCAACTCAAGTATTGCACCTGAGCCGGGGCTGACAAGATTCTCTTACGGCGGCAGCTCAAGTGCTGCTATAGAACCGAGGCCGCCAATGGCTCCATTTGGTTATGATAGCTCCTCAAGTGTTGGTACTGCTAACCCGGAACTACCCCCATTTGAGCCTCTTAGCGACGATCTGCTTAAAGGAGACAGTCTTGGGCCTTTCGACAATGATATGGGGCCGGGACATTTCCCGTTGGGACCACTGGAAAGCAGTTCTCCTGCAAGTGATTTTCGAGGGAACCCTTTAAGGTTTTTTGGTGGTGGAAGCAGCAGCCATGGCGTCGAAGGCAATCGTGAAACCGGACAATTTGATGACAAAAACTAG